A stretch of the Gossypium hirsutum isolate 1008001.06 chromosome D07, Gossypium_hirsutum_v2.1, whole genome shotgun sequence genome encodes the following:
- the LOC107954138 gene encoding transcription factor TGA9 isoform X1, translating into MANHHIPYALLHGMNVPTSFINQEGSAFDFGELEEAIVLQGAKANLLTGRTAATLEMFPSWPMRYQQTPGSSKSGGESTDSGSALNTISSKTENQFEPDSPISKKASSSYHQAFDQQNLQLQQQQQQEMASDPSRTGTSLNQSAPIVKPLQEKKRASTSEKQLDAKTLRRLAQNREAAKKSRLRKKAYVQQLESSRIKLTQLEQELQRARSQGLLLGSSGGGVGNISSGAVICDMEYARWLEDDERHMSELRTGLHSNLSDTDLRLMVNTYLSHYDEIFRLKGMAAKFDVFHLLTGMWTSPAERCFLWMGGFRPSELIKILISQLDPLTEQQLMGICSLQHSSQQAEEALSQGLEQLQQSLIDTVAGGPAIDGMQQMAIALSKLANLEGFVRQADNLRQQTLHQLPRILTVRQAARCFLVIGEYYGRLRALSSLWASRPRGRLMSDEQPCQTTTELQMVQPSQSHFSHF; encoded by the exons ATGGCGAACCATCATATTCCTTATGCACTTCTTCATGGAATGAATGTTCCCACAAGTTTCAT TAATCAAGAAGGATCTGCCTTTGATTTTGGAGAGCTAGAAGAAGCCATTGTTCTGCAAGGAGCTAAAGCAA ATTTATTAACAGGCAGAACTGCAGCTACTTTGGAGATGTTCCCTTCTTGGCCTATGAGATATCAGCAAACCCCA GGAAGTTCAAAATCAGGAGGGGAAAGTACAGATTCAGGCTCAGCTTTGAACACTATCTCAAGCAAAACTGAGAACCAGTTTGAGCCAGACTCCCCCATCAGTAAAAAGGCATCATCTTCATATCATCAGGCTTTTGACCAGCAGAATCTACAgctacaacaacaacaacaacaagagATGGCAAGTGATCCTTCAAGAACAGGCACATCACTGAATCAATCAGCTCCCATTGTCAAACCTCTCCAAGAAAAG AAAAGGGCTTCAACTTCTGAGAAACAGCTTGATGCcaag acaTTGAGACGTTTAGCTCAAAATAGAGAAGCCGCAAAGAAAAGCCGTCTTAGAAAAAAG GCATATGTTCAACAATTAGAGTCAAGTAGAATAAAGCTAACTCAACTTGAACAAGAACTTCAAAGAGCACGATctcag GGGCTTTTATTGGGGAGTAGCGGTGGTGGTGTTGGAAATATTAGCTCTG GGGCGGTAATATGTGACATGGAATATGCAAGATGGTTAGAAGATGATGAGAGGCATATGTCGGAGCTTAGAACCGGTTTACATTCGAACCTTTCCGACACCGACCTTCGATTGATGGTCAACACTTACCTTTCCCATTACGATGAAATTTTCCGGTTGAAAGGAATGGCTGCCAAATTCGATGTTTTTCACCTTTTAACTGGGATGTGGACCTCTCCGGCGGAGCGTTGCTTCCTTTGGATGGGTGGTTTTAGGCCGTCTGAGCTCATCAAG ATATTAATATCACAATTGGACCCATTAACGGAACAGCAATTGATGGGGATCTGCAGCCTCCAGCATTCTTCACAACAGGCGGAAGAGGCACTCAGTCAaggcctggaacagctccagcaGTCTCTCATCGACACCGTTGCTGGCGGTCCTGCCATTGATGGAATGCAACAAATGGCTATTGCCTTAAGCAAGCTCGCCAATCTCGAAGGCTTCGTCCGTCAG GCTGACAATTTAAGGCAACAAACTCTACACCAATTGCCCCGGATACTAACTGTAAGACAGGCGGCACGGTGTTTTCTGGTAATCGGAGAATACTACGGAAGATTACGAGCACTTAGTTCTCTTTGGGCGTCCCGGCCTCGAGG GAGGTTGATGAGTGATGAACAGCCATGCCAAACAACAACAGAGTTGCAAATGGTGCAGCCATCACAGAGCCACTTCTCACACTTTTGA
- the LOC107954138 gene encoding transcription factor TGA9 isoform X3: MFDHVYKIKGSSKSGGESTDSGSALNTISSKTENQFEPDSPISKKASSSYHQAFDQQNLQLQQQQQQEMASDPSRTGTSLNQSAPIVKPLQEKKRASTSEKQLDAKTLRRLAQNREAAKKSRLRKKAYVQQLESSRIKLTQLEQELQRARSQGLLLGSSGGGVGNISSGAVICDMEYARWLEDDERHMSELRTGLHSNLSDTDLRLMVNTYLSHYDEIFRLKGMAAKFDVFHLLTGMWTSPAERCFLWMGGFRPSELIKILISQLDPLTEQQLMGICSLQHSSQQAEEALSQGLEQLQQSLIDTVAGGPAIDGMQQMAIALSKLANLEGFVRQADNLRQQTLHQLPRILTVRQAARCFLVIGEYYGRLRALSSLWASRPRGRLMSDEQPCQTTTELQMVQPSQSHFSHF, encoded by the exons ATGTTTGACCATGTTTATAAAATAAAG GGAAGTTCAAAATCAGGAGGGGAAAGTACAGATTCAGGCTCAGCTTTGAACACTATCTCAAGCAAAACTGAGAACCAGTTTGAGCCAGACTCCCCCATCAGTAAAAAGGCATCATCTTCATATCATCAGGCTTTTGACCAGCAGAATCTACAgctacaacaacaacaacaacaagagATGGCAAGTGATCCTTCAAGAACAGGCACATCACTGAATCAATCAGCTCCCATTGTCAAACCTCTCCAAGAAAAG AAAAGGGCTTCAACTTCTGAGAAACAGCTTGATGCcaag acaTTGAGACGTTTAGCTCAAAATAGAGAAGCCGCAAAGAAAAGCCGTCTTAGAAAAAAG GCATATGTTCAACAATTAGAGTCAAGTAGAATAAAGCTAACTCAACTTGAACAAGAACTTCAAAGAGCACGATctcag GGGCTTTTATTGGGGAGTAGCGGTGGTGGTGTTGGAAATATTAGCTCTG GGGCGGTAATATGTGACATGGAATATGCAAGATGGTTAGAAGATGATGAGAGGCATATGTCGGAGCTTAGAACCGGTTTACATTCGAACCTTTCCGACACCGACCTTCGATTGATGGTCAACACTTACCTTTCCCATTACGATGAAATTTTCCGGTTGAAAGGAATGGCTGCCAAATTCGATGTTTTTCACCTTTTAACTGGGATGTGGACCTCTCCGGCGGAGCGTTGCTTCCTTTGGATGGGTGGTTTTAGGCCGTCTGAGCTCATCAAG ATATTAATATCACAATTGGACCCATTAACGGAACAGCAATTGATGGGGATCTGCAGCCTCCAGCATTCTTCACAACAGGCGGAAGAGGCACTCAGTCAaggcctggaacagctccagcaGTCTCTCATCGACACCGTTGCTGGCGGTCCTGCCATTGATGGAATGCAACAAATGGCTATTGCCTTAAGCAAGCTCGCCAATCTCGAAGGCTTCGTCCGTCAG GCTGACAATTTAAGGCAACAAACTCTACACCAATTGCCCCGGATACTAACTGTAAGACAGGCGGCACGGTGTTTTCTGGTAATCGGAGAATACTACGGAAGATTACGAGCACTTAGTTCTCTTTGGGCGTCCCGGCCTCGAGG GAGGTTGATGAGTGATGAACAGCCATGCCAAACAACAACAGAGTTGCAAATGGTGCAGCCATCACAGAGCCACTTCTCACACTTTTGA
- the LOC107954138 gene encoding transcription factor TGA9 isoform X2: MFPSWPMRYQQTPGSSKSGGESTDSGSALNTISSKTENQFEPDSPISKKASSSYHQAFDQQNLQLQQQQQQEMASDPSRTGTSLNQSAPIVKPLQEKKRASTSEKQLDAKTLRRLAQNREAAKKSRLRKKAYVQQLESSRIKLTQLEQELQRARSQGLLLGSSGGGVGNISSGAVICDMEYARWLEDDERHMSELRTGLHSNLSDTDLRLMVNTYLSHYDEIFRLKGMAAKFDVFHLLTGMWTSPAERCFLWMGGFRPSELIKILISQLDPLTEQQLMGICSLQHSSQQAEEALSQGLEQLQQSLIDTVAGGPAIDGMQQMAIALSKLANLEGFVRQADNLRQQTLHQLPRILTVRQAARCFLVIGEYYGRLRALSSLWASRPRGRLMSDEQPCQTTTELQMVQPSQSHFSHF; this comes from the exons ATGTTCCCTTCTTGGCCTATGAGATATCAGCAAACCCCA GGAAGTTCAAAATCAGGAGGGGAAAGTACAGATTCAGGCTCAGCTTTGAACACTATCTCAAGCAAAACTGAGAACCAGTTTGAGCCAGACTCCCCCATCAGTAAAAAGGCATCATCTTCATATCATCAGGCTTTTGACCAGCAGAATCTACAgctacaacaacaacaacaacaagagATGGCAAGTGATCCTTCAAGAACAGGCACATCACTGAATCAATCAGCTCCCATTGTCAAACCTCTCCAAGAAAAG AAAAGGGCTTCAACTTCTGAGAAACAGCTTGATGCcaag acaTTGAGACGTTTAGCTCAAAATAGAGAAGCCGCAAAGAAAAGCCGTCTTAGAAAAAAG GCATATGTTCAACAATTAGAGTCAAGTAGAATAAAGCTAACTCAACTTGAACAAGAACTTCAAAGAGCACGATctcag GGGCTTTTATTGGGGAGTAGCGGTGGTGGTGTTGGAAATATTAGCTCTG GGGCGGTAATATGTGACATGGAATATGCAAGATGGTTAGAAGATGATGAGAGGCATATGTCGGAGCTTAGAACCGGTTTACATTCGAACCTTTCCGACACCGACCTTCGATTGATGGTCAACACTTACCTTTCCCATTACGATGAAATTTTCCGGTTGAAAGGAATGGCTGCCAAATTCGATGTTTTTCACCTTTTAACTGGGATGTGGACCTCTCCGGCGGAGCGTTGCTTCCTTTGGATGGGTGGTTTTAGGCCGTCTGAGCTCATCAAG ATATTAATATCACAATTGGACCCATTAACGGAACAGCAATTGATGGGGATCTGCAGCCTCCAGCATTCTTCACAACAGGCGGAAGAGGCACTCAGTCAaggcctggaacagctccagcaGTCTCTCATCGACACCGTTGCTGGCGGTCCTGCCATTGATGGAATGCAACAAATGGCTATTGCCTTAAGCAAGCTCGCCAATCTCGAAGGCTTCGTCCGTCAG GCTGACAATTTAAGGCAACAAACTCTACACCAATTGCCCCGGATACTAACTGTAAGACAGGCGGCACGGTGTTTTCTGGTAATCGGAGAATACTACGGAAGATTACGAGCACTTAGTTCTCTTTGGGCGTCCCGGCCTCGAGG GAGGTTGATGAGTGATGAACAGCCATGCCAAACAACAACAGAGTTGCAAATGGTGCAGCCATCACAGAGCCACTTCTCACACTTTTGA
- the LOC107954136 gene encoding F-box/LRR-repeat protein At1g67190 isoform X2, whose protein sequence is MDDVDEFSASTVIAWLMYTRETLRRLFYNVRTSPNVNILEICGRQKLETLALAHNSITGVEPNFQRFPCLKSLSLSHVSISALDLSLLLTACPKLESLELVNLEIAMSDAQVTVELSCPTLKSIYVEAISLDKFMLEADSIERLHLRDCALELFELIGIGTLKYFKIDDVSVIHLDIGETIDNLEVVDVSNFTIIWPKFYQMISRSSKLRKLRLWDVAFDDEDEVVDLETIAVCFPRLKHLALSYELRDGVMHYGLQGSSNLENVMVLELGWTVINDLFSHWVEELLKRCPNLRKMIIFGSVSEVKSHEECQILANFTSSIVQLMRKYMNVEVHFEFE, encoded by the coding sequence atggatgatgTTGATGAGTTCTCGGCTTCTACTGTTATTGCGTGGCTCATGTATACAAGGGAAACCTTGCGTCGGTTGTTTTATAATGTACGGACTAGTCCGAATGTTAACATTCTTGAAATTTGTGGGAGGCAAAAGCTGGAAACATTGGCACTAGCCCACAATTCAATAACAGGGGTTGAACCTAATTTTCAGAGATTCCCTTGTTTGAAGTCTCTCTCTTTGAGTCATGTTAGTATTTCGGCTTTGGATTTGAGCCTTTTACTCACTGCATGTCCGAAACTTGAGAGCTTAGAACTTGTCAATCTGGAGATTGCAATGTCAGATGCACAAGTGACTGTAGAGTTGAGCTGCCCCACATTAAAGAGTATTTACGTCGAAGCAATTAGTTTGGATAAATTTATGCTGGAGGCCGACAGTATCGAGCGTTTGCACTTGAGGGATTGTGCCCTTGAACTTTTTGAACTGATTGGGATAGGCACTTTAAAATATTTCAAGATTGATGATGTTAGCGTGATACATCTTGACATTGGTGAGACTATCGATAATCTTGAGGTTGTTGATGTCAGTAACTTCACAATCATCTGGCCAAAGTTCTACCAGATGATTTCAAGATCCTCAAAATTAAGGAAGCTTCGGCTTTGGGATGTGGCCTTTGATGATGAAGATGAGGTTGTGGATTTGGAAACAATTGCTGTATGTTTTCCACGGTTGAAACATCTAGCATTAAGTTACGAATTGAGAGATGGTGTCATGCATTATGGTCTCCAAGGGTCTTCTAATTTGGAGAACGTGATGGTGCTGGAGCTCGGATGGACTGTAATTAATGATCTCTTCTCGCATTGGGTTGAGGAGCTGCTAAAACGGTGCCCAAATCTtagaaaaatgattatttttgggTCTGTCTCTGAAGTCAAGTCGCATGAAGAATGCCAGATATTGGCCAATTTCACCTCATCTATTGTTCAGCTGATGAGGAAATATATGAATGTAGAGGTGCACTTTGAATTTGAGTAA
- the LOC107954136 gene encoding F-box/LRR-repeat protein At1g67190 isoform X1: MEHLPVEVIGNILSRLGGARDVVIASATCRKWREASRKHLHTLAFNSNDLPPYRDITPKQLEILITQTIFQTTGLQGLSILMDDVDEFSASTVIAWLMYTRETLRRLFYNVRTSPNVNILEICGRQKLETLALAHNSITGVEPNFQRFPCLKSLSLSHVSISALDLSLLLTACPKLESLELVNLEIAMSDAQVTVELSCPTLKSIYVEAISLDKFMLEADSIERLHLRDCALELFELIGIGTLKYFKIDDVSVIHLDIGETIDNLEVVDVSNFTIIWPKFYQMISRSSKLRKLRLWDVAFDDEDEVVDLETIAVCFPRLKHLALSYELRDGVMHYGLQGSSNLENVMVLELGWTVINDLFSHWVEELLKRCPNLRKMIIFGSVSEVKSHEECQILANFTSSIVQLMRKYMNVEVHFEFE; this comes from the coding sequence ATGGAGCACCTACCAGTTGAAGTCATTGGAAACATTTTGTCTCGGCTTGGAGGTGCCCGGGATGTCGTGATAGCCTCTGCAACATGTCGGAAATGGCGAGAAGCTTCTCGGAAACACCTTCACACCCTAGCATTTAACTCTAATGATTTGCCTCCTTATCGTGATATTACCCCTAAACAATTAGAGATCCTGATTACTCAAACAATATTCCAAACTACAGGATTGCAAGGcctgtcaattttgatggatgatgTTGATGAGTTCTCGGCTTCTACTGTTATTGCGTGGCTCATGTATACAAGGGAAACCTTGCGTCGGTTGTTTTATAATGTACGGACTAGTCCGAATGTTAACATTCTTGAAATTTGTGGGAGGCAAAAGCTGGAAACATTGGCACTAGCCCACAATTCAATAACAGGGGTTGAACCTAATTTTCAGAGATTCCCTTGTTTGAAGTCTCTCTCTTTGAGTCATGTTAGTATTTCGGCTTTGGATTTGAGCCTTTTACTCACTGCATGTCCGAAACTTGAGAGCTTAGAACTTGTCAATCTGGAGATTGCAATGTCAGATGCACAAGTGACTGTAGAGTTGAGCTGCCCCACATTAAAGAGTATTTACGTCGAAGCAATTAGTTTGGATAAATTTATGCTGGAGGCCGACAGTATCGAGCGTTTGCACTTGAGGGATTGTGCCCTTGAACTTTTTGAACTGATTGGGATAGGCACTTTAAAATATTTCAAGATTGATGATGTTAGCGTGATACATCTTGACATTGGTGAGACTATCGATAATCTTGAGGTTGTTGATGTCAGTAACTTCACAATCATCTGGCCAAAGTTCTACCAGATGATTTCAAGATCCTCAAAATTAAGGAAGCTTCGGCTTTGGGATGTGGCCTTTGATGATGAAGATGAGGTTGTGGATTTGGAAACAATTGCTGTATGTTTTCCACGGTTGAAACATCTAGCATTAAGTTACGAATTGAGAGATGGTGTCATGCATTATGGTCTCCAAGGGTCTTCTAATTTGGAGAACGTGATGGTGCTGGAGCTCGGATGGACTGTAATTAATGATCTCTTCTCGCATTGGGTTGAGGAGCTGCTAAAACGGTGCCCAAATCTtagaaaaatgattatttttgggTCTGTCTCTGAAGTCAAGTCGCATGAAGAATGCCAGATATTGGCCAATTTCACCTCATCTATTGTTCAGCTGATGAGGAAATATATGAATGTAGAGGTGCACTTTGAATTTGAGTAA